Proteins encoded in a region of the Novibacillus thermophilus genome:
- the fabG gene encoding 3-oxoacyl-[acyl-carrier-protein] reductase, whose translation MLRGKTALVTGASRGIGRDIALTLAEAGADVAVNYAGSEAKAGEVVDKIKAMGRRAFAVQANVASYKDVEAMVKRVTVTFGRLDILVNNAGITRDNLLMRMKESEWDEVIETNLKGVFNGIKAVSRPMMKQRSGRIINLASVVGVAGNAGQANYTAAKAGVIGLTKTAAKELASRGITVNAVAPGFIETDMTAKLGDEIQKKLIEQIPLGKLGQPQDVARVVRFLASDDAAYITGQTLHVDGGMVMS comes from the coding sequence ATGCTAAGGGGAAAAACAGCCCTCGTGACAGGAGCGTCCCGTGGAATTGGACGGGACATCGCGTTGACACTGGCTGAAGCAGGCGCAGACGTCGCAGTCAATTACGCTGGAAGCGAGGCGAAAGCAGGGGAAGTGGTCGACAAAATCAAAGCGATGGGCCGTCGAGCTTTCGCCGTGCAAGCGAACGTCGCGTCGTACAAAGACGTGGAAGCGATGGTGAAACGGGTGACGGTAACGTTTGGCCGTTTGGACATTCTCGTGAACAACGCCGGCATTACACGGGACAATCTGCTCATGCGGATGAAAGAATCCGAGTGGGACGAAGTCATAGAAACGAATTTAAAGGGTGTGTTTAACGGGATTAAAGCCGTTTCACGCCCGATGATGAAACAGCGTTCAGGGCGCATCATCAATCTTGCGTCTGTCGTCGGTGTCGCCGGGAACGCAGGGCAGGCCAACTACACCGCTGCCAAGGCGGGAGTGATCGGGTTGACGAAGACGGCGGCAAAAGAACTTGCCAGCCGCGGCATTACCGTCAATGCCGTCGCCCCCGGGTTTATCGAGACAGATATGACGGCAAAACTAGGAGACGAAATCCAAAAAAAACTGATAGAACAAATTCCGTTAGGGAAATTGGGCCAGCCGCAAGACGTGGCACGCGTCGTCCGTTTCTTGGCTTCCGATGACGCCGCTTATATAACCGGGCAAACGTTGCACGTCGACGGCGGAATGGTCATGTCCTAA
- the acpP gene encoding acyl carrier protein — MADTFERVKKIIVDRLDVEESQVVPTASFKDDLGADSLDVVELVMELEDEFDMEISDEEAEKISTVQEVIDYIESHQ; from the coding sequence GTGGCAGACACGTTTGAAAGAGTGAAAAAAATTATCGTCGATCGTCTCGATGTGGAAGAGTCTCAAGTCGTTCCGACAGCTTCGTTCAAAGACGACTTGGGGGCGGACTCTCTCGACGTCGTTGAATTGGTCATGGAATTGGAAGATGAGTTCGACATGGAGATTTCCGACGAGGAAGCGGAAAAAATTTCGACCGTACAAGAGGTGATCGATTACATCGAATCGCACCAGTAA
- the fabF gene encoding beta-ketoacyl-ACP synthase II, whose protein sequence is MNHRVVITGMGVVSPLGNDKETFWDALLSGKSGIGPITHFDASQYPSRIAGEVKHFDPLNYMEKKDARRMDRFVQFAVAAAKMALEDAAFDMQSIDPDRVGVYIGSGIGGLNTWEEQHRILLEKGPRRVSPFFIPMMIANMASGQVSIMTGAKGPNSAAISACATGTHAIGDAFRIIQRGEADAMLAGGAEATITPTAFAGFSSMKALSTSRNDAPTKASRPFDKDRDGFVMSEGSGVLLLERLEPAVARGANIYAEVVGYGMSGDAYHLTSPSPGGEGAARCMKRALQDAGLRPEDVGYINAHGTSTDYNDALETMAIKSTFGAHAYKVAISSTKSMTGHLLGAAGAVEAIATALALKDQILPPTINYETPDPECDLDYVPNESRRAEIAAAISNSLGFGGHNATIALKKFVPDE, encoded by the coding sequence ATGAATCATCGGGTTGTCATTACCGGGATGGGGGTCGTGTCCCCGTTGGGAAACGACAAAGAAACTTTTTGGGACGCCCTGTTATCGGGAAAATCAGGCATCGGTCCGATCACGCACTTCGATGCGAGCCAGTACCCTTCTCGCATCGCGGGGGAAGTGAAACACTTTGACCCATTGAATTACATGGAGAAAAAGGACGCCCGGCGTATGGACCGCTTCGTGCAATTTGCGGTGGCTGCGGCCAAGATGGCGTTAGAAGACGCCGCTTTTGACATGCAGTCCATCGATCCCGATCGAGTCGGCGTCTACATAGGTTCAGGCATCGGTGGTTTAAACACGTGGGAAGAACAACACCGCATTTTGTTGGAAAAAGGCCCGCGGAGAGTCAGTCCGTTTTTCATTCCGATGATGATCGCCAACATGGCGTCCGGTCAAGTGTCGATCATGACGGGGGCCAAGGGACCGAACAGCGCGGCTATTTCGGCGTGTGCCACAGGTACGCACGCCATTGGAGACGCCTTTCGGATCATTCAACGGGGCGAAGCCGACGCCATGCTCGCAGGTGGGGCTGAAGCGACGATTACGCCCACCGCTTTTGCCGGCTTTTCCAGTATGAAAGCACTATCGACCTCGCGGAACGACGCGCCGACAAAAGCGAGCCGCCCCTTTGACAAGGACCGGGACGGATTTGTCATGAGCGAAGGTTCGGGAGTGCTGCTACTGGAACGACTGGAACCGGCCGTCGCCCGCGGGGCGAACATATACGCTGAAGTGGTAGGTTATGGCATGAGCGGTGACGCGTACCACTTGACGAGTCCATCCCCTGGCGGGGAAGGGGCAGCCCGTTGCATGAAGCGGGCGCTGCAAGATGCCGGACTGCGACCGGAAGACGTCGGATACATCAACGCTCACGGGACGTCGACGGATTACAACGACGCGCTGGAGACGATGGCGATCAAATCGACGTTTGGCGCACATGCTTACAAAGTAGCCATCAGTTCGACGAAATCGATGACCGGACATTTGCTCGGAGCAGCAGGCGCCGTTGAGGCGATTGCAACGGCATTAGCCCTAAAAGATCAAATCCTGCCGCCGACCATCAACTATGAAACGCCTGATCCGGAATGTGACTTGGACTACGTCCCCAACGAATCGCGGCGCGCGGAAATTGCAGCGGCCATTTCCAACTCCCTCGGTTTTGGTGGGCACAATGCAACCATCGCATTGAAAAAATTCGTTCCAGATGAGTAA
- the rnc gene encoding ribonuclease III, which produces MDLTQLERKLNITFKNRKLIRQAFTHSSYVNEHRRKMFKDNERLEFLGDAVLELAISEFLYRHFPHMSEGEMTKMRANIVREESLVAFAGELDLGSYILLGKGEELSGGRKRPSLLADAFEAFVGALYLDQGLTAVQHFLQSYIFPQIDEGRFARVTDFKSQLQEKVQHDGMGELKYVIVEERGPAHNREFKAEVRLSGIALGTGVGRSKKEAEQRAASEALLKLRKSNRNIH; this is translated from the coding sequence GTGGATTTGACGCAACTTGAGCGCAAACTGAACATCACGTTTAAAAACCGAAAACTTATTCGTCAGGCGTTTACTCATTCATCGTATGTGAACGAACACCGCAGAAAAATGTTTAAGGACAACGAGCGGCTGGAATTTTTGGGCGATGCGGTTCTGGAGCTCGCCATATCCGAGTTTCTCTACCGTCACTTCCCCCACATGAGTGAAGGAGAAATGACGAAGATGAGGGCGAACATCGTGCGCGAAGAGTCGCTGGTCGCCTTTGCCGGCGAGTTGGACTTGGGGTCGTACATTTTGTTGGGAAAAGGTGAAGAACTGTCCGGGGGACGGAAACGCCCCTCGCTCTTGGCAGACGCCTTTGAGGCGTTTGTCGGCGCTCTCTACTTAGACCAGGGATTGACGGCGGTTCAACACTTTTTGCAGTCTTACATTTTTCCGCAGATTGACGAGGGCCGGTTCGCCCGGGTGACTGACTTTAAGAGCCAACTGCAGGAAAAGGTGCAGCACGACGGAATGGGCGAACTGAAGTACGTCATCGTGGAAGAGCGCGGGCCGGCGCACAACCGGGAGTTCAAAGCCGAGGTGCGCTTGTCGGGCATCGCGCTAGGGACCGGCGTCGGCCGGTCCAAAAAAGAAGCTGAGCAACGTGCAGCGTCAGAAGCGTTGTTAAAACTTAGAAAGTCAAATCGAAACATTCACTGA